A stretch of Elephas maximus indicus isolate mEleMax1 chromosome 20, mEleMax1 primary haplotype, whole genome shotgun sequence DNA encodes these proteins:
- the LOC126063954 gene encoding olfactory receptor 4C16-like, translating into MLLNNNVTEFILLGLTQEPVKRKIVFIFFLLFYLGTLLGNLLIIITIKTSRALESPMYFFFFYLSLSDTCFSNSTAPRMIADALLKNNTISFSECMIQVFSFHFSGCLEIFILILMAVDGHVAICKPLHYMSLMSWQICSVLVAIAWVGACVHSLVQIFLTLSLPFCGHNVIDHYFCDLQPLLKLACTDTYVINLLLVSNSGAICTVSFVILMFSYIVILPSLRNHRAEGRKKALSTCVSHIIVVVLFFGPCTLIYTRPATTFPQLEHL; encoded by the coding sequence ATGCTGCTGAATAATAACGTGACTGAGTTCATTCTGCTTGGGTTGACACAAGAGCCTGTTAAAAGGAAAATAGTGtttatctttttcttgcttttctactTAGGGACATTGTTGGGTAATTTGTTGATTATCATCACCATCAAGACCAGCCGGGCACTTGAGAGTCCAATGTACTTCTTCTTTTTCTACTTATCCTTATCTGATACCTGCTTCTCTAACTCCACAGCCCCTAGAATGATTGCGGATGCCCTTCTGAAGAATAACACTATCTCTTTTAGTGAGTGCATGATCCAAGTCTTTTCATTCCATTTCTCTGGCTGCCTGGAGATCTTCATCCTTATCCTCATGGCCGTTGACGgccatgtggccatctgtaagcccCTGCACTACATGAGCCTCATGAGCTGGCAAATCTGCAGTGTGTTGGTAGCTATAGCCTGGGTAGGGGCCTGTGTGCATTCTTTAGTTCAGATTTTTCTGACCCTGAGCTTACCTTTCTGTGGTCACAATGTGATTGATCACTATTTCTGTGACTTGCAACCCTTGTTGAAACTTGCCTGTACAGACACCTATGTGATCAACCTACTGCTGGTGTCCAATAGTGGGGCCATTTGCACAGTGAGTTTTGTCATCCTGATGTTCTCCTATATCGTCATCTTGCCTTCTCTGAGAAACCACAGGgctgaagggaggaaaaaagccCTTTCCACCTGCGTCTCCCATATCATTGTAGTCGTCTTGTTCTTCGGTCCTTGTACACTTATATATACACGACCCGCAACCACCTTCCCACAATTGGAACACCTTTGA